The DNA segment TTTACTCCAACACTTTGGGCGTGCTCGGCCGTTTTTTGCATGCTTTCGACGCCCCATTTCCATTCATCGCTAGTCGGTCCAGCGCCCGAAAAGACGCCGATTGCCGAGTGGAAAGGACCGACAAGGGTTTCCACGCCAGCGGCCGCACAGCAGTCGAGCGTCTTTTTGTTCAGTTCAACCCCTTTGGCACGGATGGCTGCATCCGGCGAGATTGGGTTGTCCTCTTCATTGCGGATCGTGACCGCTGTCCGAGCCAGACCGATCTCGTCCAGCTTCTTTCCCAGCCCGGCATAATCCAGGTCTAGGTTGAACATTGGCATTTCAATTCCATCAAAACCGGAAGCCTTTAGATGCTCAATGGTCGGAATCATGGCTTCGGTGACTTCACCGGACCAGAGCAGCAAATTCATTCCGTATTTCATAGCAGTTCGTTTCGATTCTCAAGGGTTGAATTTTGATTGGGGCAGACCAGAGGATAACAGCGACGACCGCGCTGAGGCAACGGATCGTCTTGCTTCACCCAACCATGGTACCAATGATTCTGGCAGTCGAGGTAACCCGACGCGGTTCATGATCTGGTTTAAACGGAACCATAGCCGCTCGTTGTCTAGGTAGTCAGGCAAAAATCGTTCCGCGATGAAGCGGGGTAGCAAAGGCTGCAGGCGATCGGTCTGCCTGGGGACCATCGCGTTGACGGTTTTCTCTACAAATTCAGGGGATAAGTGACCGAGGCAGTTGTAGTACTGGTCGACGCGTGCCGGGTCTTCGTGGATTAATTCTGCATCGAGTAGCAATTCAATCAGGATATGCCCCAGGAAACTGGGGCGGAATCCGTCGTCGCCCGGTAATTCGGTGCGAAGCTGAAGTGCGAACTGTAAGTTTAACTCTACAAACAGACGACTCTGGTGGAACCAGCGGTCGTCTTCGTGGTGACGCATGATCCCGCAGGCGATTTGACGTATGCGAGGATCCTCGGAAGCAAGCCAGGGTTCGGCCGCCTGTGACCGCACACGGACCTTCCGGTCGGCCATCGACAGCCAGTCTGGGATCGCCAGACCGGCCACAAAATAAGGGTGGTCGAGATAAAGATAAGCATGGGATAAGTAATTCAAACGCTCGACCATTCAGAGACTGAAATCAACCATTCTCCCCTGTACTGAGGACGGACATAAACGCTTTTTGGCTGATTTCAACATTTCCGACAGCCTTCATTCGCTTTTTACCTTCCTTCTGTTTTTGCAGCAGCTTTCGTTTCCGGCTGATGTCTCCTCCGTAACATTTTGCGGTCACATTCTTCCGCATCGCCGTAACGGTTTCGCGAGCAATGACCCGGCTTCCGATCGCCGCTTGCACGGCCACTTCGAACATGTGGCGTTCGATTTCCGATTTTAATTTCTTGACGACCGCACGGCCGCGTCGATCCGCGTCGGCACGGTGGCAGACGACGCTTAACGCATCGACGCGGTTTCCGTTGACCAGGATGTCCATTCGGACCAGGTCGGCCGGTTCGTAGCCTTGCAGTTCATAATCAAGGGTGCCGTAGCCGCGCGTGCAGCTTTTGATTTTATCGTGCAGGTCGTAGATCACTTCGGCGAGGGGGATGTCATAGGAAATCATCGCCCGAGTTGGCCCGAGGTATTCCTGTGCTGTTTGGATCCCACGTCGCTCTTGGCATAGCTGGATGACGGGGCCGATGTAGTCGGTCGGGACCACGATATTGCAGCGCACGATCGGCTGGCGAAATTCCTCGATATCCCCAGGATCGGGAACATCCTGCGGTTTGTGAATCATCAACGTCTGACCACTTTTCGTGATGATTTCGTAGGTCACGTTCGGGGCGGTCTGGACCAGATCGACATCCGATTCCTGTTCTAAGCGTTGCTGGACAATTTCCATGTGCAACAAACCCAAGAATCCACAGCGGAATCCAAACCCGAGGGCGTCGCTGGTTTCCGGTTCAAATTCAAAACTTGGGTCGTTGATCGACAGTTTTTCCAACGCGTCTCGCAATTCGGAAAAATCTTGACCATCGCTAGGAAATAGCCCGCAGTAGACCATCCGCTTCGGGCGGGAGTACCCGGTCAAAGGTTCGGATGCCTTCTCGCCGGGAACACTGACCGTGTCGCCGATATGGACTTCTTTAAGCGATTTGATATTGCAGATCAGGTACCCGACCTGGCCCGAGGTGAGCGTGTCACAGGGGAGTCTGCCGGGGCGGAATTGACCCATTTCGATCACTTCGTATTCCGATTTGGCTCGCAGGAATCGAATCTTTTGCCCTTTCTTGATCGTCCCGTTCATC comes from the Roseimaritima multifibrata genome and includes:
- the lepA gene encoding translation elongation factor 4, translating into MQVRNFCIIAHIDHGKSTLADRLLEHTGTVTKRQMKEQLLDDLDLERQRGITIKARAVSMRYMHKGEEYELNLIDTPGHVDFQYEVSRSLACCEGALLLVDAFQGVEAQTVANAYAAMEHDLAIIPVINKIDLAYARPEEVANEMEQSLGSDPESIVKVSAKAGIGIEDLLTTIIEKVPPPSGDPDAPLQAMVFDSNYDDYRGAVTYIRVMNGTIKKGQKIRFLRAKSEYEVIEMGQFRPGRLPCDTLTSGQVGYLICNIKSLKEVHIGDTVSVPGEKASEPLTGYSRPKRMVYCGLFPSDGQDFSELRDALEKLSINDPSFEFEPETSDALGFGFRCGFLGLLHMEIVQQRLEQESDVDLVQTAPNVTYEIITKSGQTLMIHKPQDVPDPGDIEEFRQPIVRCNIVVPTDYIGPVIQLCQERRGIQTAQEYLGPTRAMISYDIPLAEVIYDLHDKIKSCTRGYGTLDYELQGYEPADLVRMDILVNGNRVDALSVVCHRADADRRGRAVVKKLKSEIERHMFEVAVQAAIGSRVIARETVTAMRKNVTAKCYGGDISRKRKLLQKQKEGKKRMKAVGNVEISQKAFMSVLSTGENG